CAACTTTCTGATCCGATCATTTCTTTGGCCATGCTAAGTACCAGCAAAATATTATACAAACTTTGTACCCGCTCGTGTGGCGCCTGAATCAACTGATTTCGCACTCCAAGAGGAGTTGTAAATTcttaaaaaagaaacccaaatgAGCTACGTTTCCAATGGCATGTGCGACCAAAATGTATACCTGATTTATTCTGATTCAAGAACTCGAGAACCTGCAGATGTTGGGTACTTTTGGCTACGATTTCCATGAAATATCTTAATTGTTTAGAATCATTACTAGAGTCTGTCTGTACTTGCAATGTCATCCAGCCAATGACTTGTGAGTTTTTAAGTCTATTTAGAATGAAGTGCATCTCCTTAGACAACTCAATTATTCTATTCCAACCTATCAGGGACTCCAACTTCTAGTAGAATAAAAGCCACACAGCGTATATTTTAGTATATCAAAAGAATTCACGTATAAACCTCCAACAAAAACcttaaataatttccaataaaAACTGCCATAAAGTTATAAAACATATTACAATAATTAACACCTACGTGGCAGCCCGAACCCCAAGCCCTTTCGGAAATCGTTAACCCCAAACCAAACAGTAATGGCTGCAAATCGCcccaaaacaataataatccTGGCATAAGCCTGACAAtgggccacagcagcagccatcctctcccacagacacaaaacagacagacaaacagacaggcagacagccaAACCCTGACAAGAGGGGTGAAGAAGAGGGGTCAGGATAACAATGATTTCAATTACCATGCAGTGTCGAATAATTATTTtaccttcttctttttttgttgtgtgccgttgttgtttgtgAACAAGTGCGTGGAGTGCGTGAATATTGCTCCCGGGCGAATAAAAACAGATGAACATCGACGCACCCACAGACGCCAGAGGGGGGAAAGAAGaggatttgcttttgctttgggtgAGGAAGAGGGTGGACGACGGCTATGTCTAATGTCCACAAATTTATGACTTTACTGCCCGGCCGTCGAGGGGTCGTTGAAGCAGGAGCTGCGGCAGGATGAGTACCCAGCACtgtgccacttccactgccactttgTCAGCCTCCAGCGTTCATCCCTGGAGCGGCATCGGGCACATGCTTATGCTCATTATTATCATTTAAACAAGTCGGCTCGGCTCTACGTGAGCCGCCCAGGAGCCATCCAAGAGCCACTCTTGTCCTCTTGTCTTGGGGTTGGCTTTCGTCCTGCTAGTTTTTCGTCGCCAGTTGCCAGTCAACAATTTTCCAAACGTTAAACGTTTCCAATTTTATTTGTCGACCTAGGCTTCTGATCCCGTGCACCCCCCTTATGCTCTCATCTTtcctcccccacacacatttGCAGGTTCTGTGCGTGTGGGCACGGTTACGgttacgggtacgggtacgggtttTGGCGATTCCTCTATTCGATTCGTATTCGTTTTAATGGGGAAATGCTCTCGGGACGATTGTGTGCATAATTAGAATGAAAAGGGTTGGACTGGTAATGGTGGGGCACAGCAAATGGATATTTGCCGTAATGTCAATGATTAAAATTTAGATTTTAAGAGGGTGACACAAgagatttggttttttgtgttaacataatagaaaatatagaaaattgattaataattaattaaagttatAGTTGAAAAATTGCAATACATGTTTGTCGTTTAAACAATTCAAAGGAAGTGTATAATATTCAGTAAAATGAAgtcataatttatattttcaataaGGTGCAATTCAAGGAATTAATGCGGATGGGTGGCTACCCCTTTTCGCTTTAAAAAcctcctgtctctcttttttctctctcccgtTCTGATATTTCGGATGATATTTTCCTTGATCTGCTTTGCTGTATTCAGCAGTTGCTTAAAGTGTGGCTTATGTTAGATTTCCATATTGAAAAGCACTTAAAACCAAGAACCAAAAATCCAAAGAGCAAAGAGTAaaccacaacagcagaagGGCAATAAAAACACTTGACACTGTGGCACGAAAGAATGAAGCAGCCAGAGCACAACCCTCCCTCCCCGCACTCccctgtgtatctgtgtatctgatGGATACAAAGAGATTCCTTCCCATTCAACTAAAATGCGCTCATTTCGCATATTCTTTCTTGTGCGTGTGGCGtggggtttttgtttatatttatttggctttgCGTTTTGCCGCCTCACCGACATTTACTTTTTCTGGAATCAAAGTCCCGCCCCTGTATTTACCTCCCgctatatgtatatggaataCCTCCGTCCAAGACAAGGGCTCATCCCCCTCATCAAGGGGTCTTTGCTCCGTTACTTTTATCTCCGTGGCGAATTAGAATGTTGTCAAATTGTTATTCTTTTGTAGCGATGcggattcattcattcattcattcgacTCGCCTCAGGCCTCAGGCATCCGTTCTCTGTCCTCCATCCCCCAGCCCCGTGTCGTGGTTTGTACTTGCTTCTCCGAGCGGTAGCGGTACCGTACCCCTTTCCCGACACACAGTATAAGGCCTGCGCCTGCGTCAATTCAATCCTCAGCGAAATGTCGCCAGGCAGTTCGTGCcctgcttttgtgtgtgtgttttctgttttgtcatGCTCCATTTAGCCGAGTGTGCACCGAACAGATGTTCTATTTAAACgcacattattattatttcatttcgaCAGGCGATACGAtagactcgactcgactcgactcgcctCTTCCACGTCTTCTTTAGCGCTGGCTGTTCGCGAGTTGTTGTGTGCACCACACAAAAGAGACGGCTTTGAAATGAATGTGGATATACAAATAATATGTGGATAGATCAGAGTTATTATTTGACACATATTTCTACGCGGAAGATCTCcacttttgatttgatttatggccacagtTCACTCTTCTTCACTTTCATCTTCCTATGTCCTATTTTTCTGCCTCTTGCTCCGTTCGCTTGCGACGTTTTTGTCGGGTGGCTGCTCTGGTCCAGGGGCGTGCCATCGTCAACCCTGAGCGCCGGCGCCATGTCCGTCCGGTCGGCCTACCGATGCCCAATATCTCGGGGTGACGATGCCGAATGATGATGCGTTGATGTCAAATGCGGGACGAAGGAAGAGGCGAGGAGTGGGGTggcggaatgggaatgggctgggctgggcaggATACGTTGATTAGGGTGAATTAATGGTCATGTAAGGTGGATTAGGCGATTGAATACGAAAATAATTACATTTGAAATTCGATACGCTTTGTATAGaacgatgtgtgtgtgtttgtgtatgtgttaGAGAAGAGATACAGGTGGATTTTCCTACCCTTTCTTATTCCTCATGGGTGTGcatgattgatgattgatgtGCCACGCGCCTCGCTCTGATTTTGACTAAACGTTCgctttctctgtctttctctgtaGATGCCTCTCTCGCCTTTAGCATAAGCAGATTGGTCAAGACTGAACACCTGACGGCGatggcagccgccgccgcagcgggACTGAAGCCCCCAACGCCTCTGgaagacaacaacaactcaaTTTCGATGCTGAGCAAAaaccaacatcatcatcatcagccccagcaacagcagcagcaacaccaacagcagcatcttCCCCAGCATCACCATCAGATACTGCAGCGATCGAAGCCCACATTCCTCAGTGCCAGCGAACAGTTGCGCCAGTCCCGCTCCCGTTCCCGCTCGAGATCGAGGACGCCGTCACACAGCTCCTCGCAGATTGACATGGAGGATGCGGACTCGCACCACTCGCATCGCTCGCTGCAttcccgctctcgctcgccCAGATCCCGCTCGCGCTCCCACTCGCGGTCACGCTCCCActcgagcagctcctccgTCGAACTGGAGGTGGACTCGCCGCCGGGCAGTCCCAGCATCAGCTCACCGAgtgccgcctccgcctccgagCTGCTGATCacggccaacagcagcaccagcagcatcatctcCAAGAAGTCGGATCTCTTCTCGGTCTCCGCCCTGCTGCGGCGGGACGAGCCACAGCAGAGACGCGCCCGCAGTCCCCAGCTCGGCCATCTGGCCAGCTCTGCCTCGGCCCTGGCCATGCCCTTCAACCCATTGGAGGCCATGCGGCAGGGCTATCCGCCCAACTATGAGGCAGCAATGTTCCAACGCCCACTCTTCTCGCCCGCTCTGCCCTTTTTTGCAGCCGTTGCCTTCCAccaaggccagcagcagcagcagcaacaacaacagcaacagtctgGACTGGGAGCAGGGTAAGTTGGGTGGTGAattacttacatacatatgtatatgggaaGACTATGTTTTGATCTATTAGTGAAGAGGAATGCTCGTACCAAGAGGGAGTTAGGAAGGGAGAGCTACAGAGCACAGAACATAGtttgtttctatatttttcatttgtttgaaACATCAAGGTCGACGTGTCTCACagcgttcctcctcgttggtAGTAGTTCCTGCGTTATTTACGGTCATCGAAAGCTTTACTTTAATCCTTTACACTTTCATATTATGTAGATTTGTTCCTCATTATTACTGCCATTAAATTGGTTAGTcaaagacacagacacagacagagagtggaaggGAGTGGTCGGTCGGGCGCTAGTCCTATTCTTAATTAACTCGCCtcaattaaatgtgtttttgccatttcccatttgcagCTACCATCCGGACTCGCAGGAAAATCTCTTCCGTTTGCGGAGTCTCATGGTGCCGCTGCAGTCCGCCGGACAGAACAACTccacagcagcggctgcggcagcggcagcagcagcggcagccgtcGGTGTGGGTGTGCCCCCAAATGGAGGACACTTGGGTCTGCCGCACGCGCCACATCTGCATTTCCATCACATGGCGGCCAAGTGGCCGGGCCTGCACCAATTCAGCGACCTGTACTCGTGCATGAAGTGCGAGAAAATGTTCTCCACGCCGCACGGCCTCGAGGTGCACTCCCGCCGGACCCATCATGGCAAGAAGCCCTATGCCTGTGAGCTGTGCAACAAGACCTTCGGCCATGAGGTTAGCCTCAGTCAGCACAGGTATGTGAGAGTGGCATTTGGCCACAAAAAGCCACCATCTGTAGGATAGGTGCGGGGGCAGGGCAAGGGGATCTGCATACCTAATGAGTGGACTCTGTCTGGGTCCGAAATGGACTCCTGCTGTCCTGGGACACTTTGCATTACTTAATTTAGCCGAAATGGCTGGATTTTAGCCTGACcaaatgtttgcctttgtgGCAGTAGTTAAAACAGGATCCCCAACCCCGCTGCCTGCACCTTGCTTGGGGAATTGGAATGGAGTTTGGCTTTAATTACAGCAAACGCTCGTTAACGTGaatctctctccttctctcttcctTTGCTGTTTCCTCAGGGCGGTGCACAATGTGGAAAAGGTGTTCGAGTGCAAACAGTGTGGCAAACGCTTCAAGCGTTCCAGCACGCTGTCCACACATCTGCTCATCCACAGCGACACGCGGCCTTATCCCTGCAGCTACTGCGGCAAGCGATTCCACCAGAAGAGTGATATGAAGAAGCACACCTACATACACACAGGTAAGTCATGAGATATTCtctataaatttaaatacaaataacacTACAATCGTTGGAGTGGTGCTGATCGTGAATATATCCATACACTGTATGGGATTGAGTCCCTTCCTTTTGCGCCTTGAAAACATGAACGAAAAATCGTTGGCAAACATAAATCTATTCCTGTTCTCTTAggaacatttttgaaattcaGATTTCTGCACTTTTTATGGCTCAGCCTACATTATACATGTACGGTTCCCAGACTAAAGAAAGAACTTTAAAGTATCTGCCCATAAAGAAAAGCCCAGTAAATGGGGAAGGGGAATTACCAGAAATGGGGGCACTATCGAGGACAGGAAGCGTAGCCATTAAAGCGTTTGGCAAACCACCACCAAAAGCCGCATTCAGTCGCCAGTTCGCCAGTTCCAATTACAGTTGCCAACGCCAGCCATCGCAGAGCCAAAACCAACGCCAGAATCGGCAGATAGAAAAGATAGCGTGAGGGGGAGAGacgtgcaaaaaaaaagaaaaatggagCAGACAAAAGAGCTCCACGGTTTACTCTCTAGAAAATCGCAAGGaaaagagagccagagagataaagagagagaacgaacCCAGAGAGAATCAGAACTATAAAATCAGTGAGCGGGAGAGAGCCGTGCTGCTGATAAGAGGCTGAAAGTGCGGAAAGCAAGCGGGACGGACG
The sequence above is a segment of the Drosophila subobscura isolate 14011-0131.10 chromosome U, UCBerk_Dsub_1.0, whole genome shotgun sequence genome. Coding sequences within it:
- the LOC117901633 gene encoding zinc finger protein sens, coding for MDVAKLQANPGQHLLHPAASAAPPAHQHHLPLDYSLGNFKPAIAADFPGNPFLASPQQQQQQQQQSSSSTSSSSTSSIASLQVRDLSALTAMATIPSPTQLLHQRMQQAQISVDAALGHHQHQQQQPTHSHSHPQQQPQMPPASTSPRDYAPMSAFKAVLPKKRSPDDASLAFSISRLVKTEHLTAMAAAAAAGLKPPTPLEDNNNSISMLSKNQHHHHQPQQQQQQHQQQHLPQHHHQILQRSKPTFLSASEQLRQSRSRSRSRSRTPSHSSSQIDMEDADSHHSHRSLHSRSRSPRSRSRSHSRSRSHSSSSSVELEVDSPPGSPSISSPSAASASELLITANSSTSSIISKKSDLFSVSALLRRDEPQQRRARSPQLGHLASSASALAMPFNPLEAMRQGYPPNYEAAMFQRPLFSPALPFFAAVAFHQGQQQQQQQQQQQSGLGAGYHPDSQENLFRLRSLMVPLQSAGQNNSTAAAAAAAAAAAAVGVGVPPNGGHLGLPHAPHLHFHHMAAKWPGLHQFSDLYSCMKCEKMFSTPHGLEVHSRRTHHGKKPYACELCNKTFGHEVSLSQHRAVHNVEKVFECKQCGKRFKRSSTLSTHLLIHSDTRPYPCSYCGKRFHQKSDMKKHTYIHTGEKPHKCQVCGKAFSQSSNLITHSRKHTGYKPFSCKLCHKSFQRKVDLRRHKETQHTDLRVHLGKVDFMSAAAAAAAASAELAAGVGVGVSGQQAGPSPANQGPNAVTSGPTAAGGPQMGSLNCQKVSLLV